GAAATAGCTCTTCAGCGTCAGCACGATATCTGCCTCGCGCGGATCACGCACGATCATGGCCGGCACGCGCAAATGCTCGATCGCATCGGCAAGTCGATTCCGGCTGACACCGAACGGGTAGATGCGAACCGGCTTGTTCGGCGTGCCGCGGCCCTTGAAAGAGAACGCTCCAATCGATGGGGGCGCGGCGGGATACACCTGCTGAGGGGTCTCGACATCGTCGATACGCTCGTAGACCGCATCTGAGAGCTGCAGTGTCGGTCGTGCGGTTCTACCGAGCCCCTGGGCGCTCTCTCCGCGCGTGAGGGCGGTCGACGGCCGGACTGGAGGTTGGGCGGGACTGCGTCGCAATTCTTCTGGCGACTCGATATCCAGCGTTCCATCCGGCGCGCGTCGGCGGACTTCCGGGCGAACCGGCGCGCCCCGCAGAATCGCATCAACGGTTTGCGCGACATCCCGGTGGACTGCGACTTCGTCGCGCCCCAGAAGTTCCACCATGATCGTGAACGAAGGTGGCGCCTTGCGTTCCAGAATCGATTTCTGCGTTCCCCGGCGGCGTGCTTCTTCATCGGACAGCGTTACTGACTGGATTCCACCGATCAGGTCTGAAAGCGTCGGGTTCATCATCAGGTTTTCGAGCGTATTCCCGTGCGCCGTGCCAATCAGTTGCACACCCCGCTCGGCAATCGTGCGAGCCGCCCCCGCCTCCAGCTCCGTACCGATCTCGTCGATCACGATCACTTCCGGCATGTGATTCTCGACTGCCTCGATCATGACCCCATGTTGCGCGGTCGGCGTCGCCACCTGCATGCGACGTGCTCTACCAATCGCCGGATGAGGAATGTCGCCATCGCCGGCAATCTCGTTGCTGGTATCGACCACGATCACACGTCGATGGAGATCGTCCGCCAGCACCCGGGCAACCTCGCGCAGCATCGTTGTCTTGCCCACGCCGGGACGGCCGAGCAGGAGCAAGCTCTCGCCCGATTCGACCAGGTCGCGAATGATGGCAATGGTTCCGTAAACAGCGCGCCCGATTCGGCAGGTCAGTCCCACGACCTCGCCGCTCCGGTTGCGGATCGCGGATATCCGGTGCAAGGTCCGCTCGATCCCGGCGCGGTTGTCATCCCCAAACTGACCGATGCGTGCCGCGACGTACTCGATCTCTTCGCGGGTAACATCTTCGTCACCGATATCGAACTCAGCGTCCTGGAAACGCGCCTCCGCCTTTCGACCGAGATCCATGACGATCTCGACCAGGCTCCCGCGCGAGCCGTCCACGGTGAGTTCACGGATACCATCACGAATTCTGGGAGGCAGCACCAGAAGGAGGTCATCCAGGTTGTCCGTGACCTCGTGCTCGGTGACTTCGTACTCCTCGAAATCCACTGCTGGTTCCATCTGTGTCCTCAATCGATGCTCCTTTGCTGTGACCGCAGTGATCACAACATTCGGCGACGCCGCGTCGGGCGGCTCAATCGGACGGACTGCCCTTGGGCGTTGCCGTCAGAATCGAAGGAGCCTGACTCGGCACTCGATCTCCGAGTTCGATGTGCTGCGGCGCCGCCTCCGCCGTCACCGCGCGAACTTGAACGGCCGTATAACGCACGAGTAGCTCCTGGGTCAGACCCGGGGCAAACCCGAGCCGGACCAATGCTGGTTCTATCTCCTGTTGATACCCGCGAACGGCGACGTAGACGCGGTTGATTCGCTTTTCGAGCCGCAATTTGCGCAACACGGCGTCCAGCAGTCCCGCTCCCCGCTTGACCGAGTTCGGCGGAAATGTGACATCGACAGCATGCGCGCCACCTGCACTGCACACACGAACGTATGCGCCGACTCCGGACGAATCCTCGACCAACCAGCCAGCGGTATGTTGCGCCCCGGGTCGCCGCGAGTTTTCGATGTCCCAGGCGTGCGAGGTCAGCGCTTCGGCATAGAGAACATCACGCGGCACGGAAGCGTTGTAGAGCTGATGGATCGCCCAGGTATCCGAATGCTCTTGTTCCCGCATGGAGACCTCGGCGCCCAGCGTGCGGGGAGAATCGGCCACATAGATCGTCTCGCTGGCATAGGCCGTGAATCCCGCTCCCCTGAGCGCGACGTGCGCCGTCGTCCCCGCGGTGGCCTGGGCATAGAGTCGCTTGACGCCGTGCATTCCGGCCTGGCGCACCCCCGCCAGGAGCACTTCTTCCCAGACAGGACTCGGATCGTAGACGCCAGTCGAGGCTCCCAACGCCTGCAACAACCAGCGACGATCCGGCATGGCCGGCTTGAAATCGGCAAACGCGATGACGTCTCGATTCGATTCCGCAACCATTACCACTGGGCGGTCCGATGATCCCGGCAGACGACCGGCCACAACTGAGCTGGCCGCGCTGTATCCGCTCAAGCTGAGCTGCGGCTGCAACAATGGATAGGTCCGCTCGATACGCCCGATGCCGGGCAAGTCGGTCATCCTGGCCTGGCGGACGGCCAGCGGAAAGTGACGACTCTCGGGGGCGGCTCCCGGACTCCTGGGGGATGGAGTCGTGGAAGTGCTTTGCGGAGTGGAAGCAGACTCGCCATCCCGGGCTCGTCCGAGCGCCTGCAGATGGGTGGCGGAAGTTCGATACGACGAAGATTGCATTGATCTGATTCTACGCCTGGAAAGAGGGGCAAACAAATACGAAATGATGAAAAAATGTACGCAAAGAAGGATGATCTGCGCGTAAAGCGCTACAGGGTCCGCCGACCGGCCAACGCGCGCGCCAGCGTGACATCGTCCGCGTACTCCAGATCGCCTCCGGCCGGCAGCCCGGTGGCGGGACGGGTCACCCGCACCCCGAGCGGCACCAACATGCTATGCAGGATGGAAGCGGTTGCCTCTCCCGGCATGTCCAGGTTGGTTGCCAGGATCACCTCATCCGGTTTTTCCGTCTTCACCCGCTCGATCAGTTCGGCGATCCGTAGCTTGCCAGGACCAATCCCGTCGATCGGCGAAATGGCCCCGTGCAGGACGTGATACTTTCCCCGAAACTGTCCGGTTCGGTCCAGCGCCAGCACATCCAGCGGCTCCTCCACCACACAAATGATGGGATCGCGCGTCGGGTCGGTGCAGATAGCGCACGGCTCTGTTTCGGTGATGTTGAAACACCGCGAACAGAAGAAGACCCGCTCCTTCACCGTCAGGATCGCGTCCGCCAGTGCGACCGCTTCTTCTCGCGGCCCCCGCAGAATCGAAAACGCCAACCGCGATGCCGTCTTCGGGCCAATTCCTGGCAGCCGGCCAAGTTCTTCGATCAGATCGGAAACGGGTTTGACGGATATCCCGGAGGATGACGACAAGAGCGGACCTTTCAGCAGGATTCGAACTGTCCCAGGCCAGCGCGCAACCAACCCGAACAGGTGTACGAATTATACGTCCATGTCAAGGACTGGACGACCTTTGATCCCGTCTGCCGGCCCGATCACCCCGTCATCCTCCATCTGCTCGATCAAGCGCGCCGCCCGGTTGTAGCCGATGCGTAAGCGACGCTGCAGCATGGACGCGGACGCCACCCCCTGTTCGCGCACCACCGCCAGTGCCTTCTCCATCAATGGATCGTCCTCGTAGCCGCCTTCGCTGGTGACCACCCCGGATGAGCTCGGCAGATTGAGCCACTCCTCGGCGTACTGGGGAATTGGCGTCACCGCGTGCCAGTGGCCCACGATGTAGTGCACGTCGTTGTCTTCCACGAACGCGCCCTGGATACGCACCGGCTTGGCGGCGTCCGGCGGCAGATAGAGCATGTCACCGCGTCCCAGCAGCCGCTCCGCTCCCGGCATGTCCAGAATGACGCGACTGTCGGTCTGCGACGAGACGGCAAACGCGATTCGGGCCGGAACGTTCGCCTTGATGATGCCGGTGATCACATCGACCGACGGCCGCTGCGTCGCCAGGATCAGATGTATCCCCGCCGCGCGGCCCATCTGCGTCAGCCGCTGGATCAATCCCTCCACGTCCATCGGCGAGGTCAGCATCAGGTCGGCCAGTTCGTCCAGAATCACGACCAGATACGGCACGCGCTCCGCGTTCGGCTCATCCGCCATCTTCATGCGGTAGCCATCGAGATTGCGCACGCCTGCCTTCGAGAAGACGTCGTAGCGGCGCTGCATCTCGTTGACGACCAACCGCAACGCGCCAACCACCTTGTCCATCTCGGTGACGACCGGACACTGCAGATGCGGCACGCCGTTGTATCCGGTCAGTTCGACCATCTTCGGGTCGAACATCAGCAGCTTGACCTCATCGGGCGACTTCGTTAGCAGGAACGTGGAAATGATCTCGTTCAGGCAGACACTCTTGCCCGAACCAGTCGCCCCGGCGATCAGGAGATGAGGCATCTTGGTCAGATCGCCGACCACGTACCGCCCGTTCACATCGCGCCCGAGCGGCACCGGCAGCTTCGCCTTCGACTTGGCGAACTGGCTCGATTCGATCGTTTCCCGCAGGCCGACCGTGGTGACTTGCGCATTTGGAATCTCGATCCCTACCCGCGCCATTCCCGGCACTGGCGCCTCGATGCGGATGCTCGGCGCGGCCAAAGCCAATGCCAGGTCGTTCTGCAACTCGGTGATGCGGCGCACTTTCACGCCAGTTCCCGGCTCCAGCGTGTATTGCGTCACAGCCGGTCCGGGATTGATCTCGCGCACATGGGCGTCGACTTTGAAGCTCGCCAGCGTCTCCTCGATGAGAGTCGCCTTGTCCCCCAGTTCGGTTGTGTTGACTTCGTGACCTTCGTAGTACTTGAGCTGGCTCAGATCGGGAAGCGGCAGATTGGAGTGATTGACGATCGGAGCTTTCGCTTTCTTGATCTCGGTCTTGTCCGCCTTTTCGGTCGCCTTGGGCAGATTGATCACTGGCGGCATTGGCGGCGGCAGCACAGCCTGCTCCAGTGGTTTGCTGTCGAACGGTTTGCTCTCGACTGGCGGCTTGGCCGGGCGTGCCACCGGGATAAAGGCAGCCGTTTGTGTAACACGGTTCGACGTGTCGACAGGCTCGGATGCCGGCCGGATCCGCCGCCAGATCCCGTGCAGGTCACGATAGAACTGCCGTGGATCAGTCCGCGTCAGGAGAAACACACCGATCCCACCCGCGAGCAGCAGGACTGCTGCGCAGGCAGGCTCTGGCAGGTAGTGATTCAGCAGAAGCGCCAGGTTGTCCCCAATGATTCCGCCCCCGCTGCGCTTGGTCTCACCGGCAAACGCCAGCAATGCGAGCAGCGATCCACCCAGGAGCGCTCCCCCGGCGAGTTGTCCACCGGTGGGCAACGGATGCCGTTCGTCGAGCACCGCCTTGATGCCGGCCATGATGAGGAAGAGCGGAATCAGAAATGTGCCGTCGCCCGCCAGACCACGGAGCGCTTCGTAGGTCCAGCCGGTCAGCCGGCCGTCGCGCCCATGGCTCATGAGAATCCAGGCGAAGATCAACCCGAGCGCGATTGGCGCCGCGCCCATGATTTGACGGCGCGTATCGTCTGAAAGGAACTGACCGCCGAACCGCGCGTCCCATCGCGCGCGCGCTTTGTCGCGCATGCTTGGTTCGGTGTGGGCCGGTGGCCGTCTGCGGGCCGTCGCGGCAGCGCGGGTCTGGGTTCGAGCGCGTGAAGTGGAAGCCATGAGGAATCGCCTGTCCTGGTCCTGACGCGGGACGAACAGGATCGCCAGCGCACCGAATCCAGTGTACGTACACTCTATCCGAAGACTATACCATGACTTTCTGTCACCCGAAAGGTGTACGGACGCCACAGATGAGCAACTGTAGTCGCTCGATCCTGGCAGTTACCCGTCCCGGCTTCTTTCCCCCCATGTTCTCCACCTTCCCAATTCTCTTCGTTGTTCCCTCCATCGCTCTCCGCGGAGTCTGAGCAAGCGTCACGCGTTCAAAGCGCACCATGCTTCTTCGATCGCTCCGGCCTCCAAACTCCGGCGCCGGCCTCCAAACTCCGGCCTCCGGCCTCCGGACCCGTGCCCACCTGTCCGTACATTGGCCGTCTCCTCGCCCACAATGACCGGACAGCTTACTTGCCGATACAGAACATATGTTCTATACTCCCGGCAAATCAATCTTCCGACCCGCGTTTCAGACGACGAGGCCCGCACCTTCGTTCGGTGTCTCGACGTGCATTTGGGAGATCTCCTGTGCCAGTTGCCGCGCTCATCGTCCCTCATTTCGCGCTGCGCATCTCGCTGCTCGACCAACCAGAGCTCGATGGTCTGCCACTGGTGCTCACCTCTCCGCCCAATAGCCGCACCGTGGTTACCGACTGCACTCCGGAAGCCGCCCTCCAGGGCGTGCGCCCCGGCATGCTCCTGCGGGAAGTCACCGCCCTCTGCCCAGATGCCATCTTCATCGAACCGAATCCGGTGCGCGAATCCACCGTTTTCGACGATATCCTGCGCTCCCTGGAAACCTTTAGCCCGTCTATCGAAGCCGGACCGCCCGGATGCTGTTATGTCGACCTTCACGGTCTTCACCGGCACGATGCCTCGCCCGAAGCCGGCGCGGTGCGTCTTCTCCAGCTCATTCCGCCGGTGCTCCGTCCACGGGCCGGTATCGCTCCAGGCAAGTTCACCGCTCTTTGCGCCGCCCGCAAATCGCATCCGGGCAATACGCTGCTGATCGCGCCCGATGTCGTCACCGCCTTCCTGGCCGACCTGCCCACGAGCTGGCTTCCCGTCGATCCAAAGACCATCGCCCGCCTGGAACGGCTGGGGTTGCGCTCCATGGGCGAGATCGCCGCGCTTCCCATGACCGCCATGCAGGCCCGCTTCGGCAAAGACGGTCGTCGTGCCTG
Above is a window of Thermomicrobiales bacterium DNA encoding:
- the recR gene encoding recombination mediator RecR, coding for MSSSSGISVKPVSDLIEELGRLPGIGPKTASRLAFSILRGPREEAVALADAILTVKERVFFCSRCFNITETEPCAICTDPTRDPIICVVEEPLDVLALDRTGQFRGKYHVLHGAISPIDGIGPGKLRIAELIERVKTEKPDEVILATNLDMPGEATASILHSMLVPLGVRVTRPATGLPAGGDLEYADDVTLARALAGRRTL
- a CDS encoding DNA polymerase Y family protein, whose translation is MPVAALIVPHFALRISLLDQPELDGLPLVLTSPPNSRTVVTDCTPEAALQGVRPGMLLREVTALCPDAIFIEPNPVRESTVFDDILRSLETFSPSIEAGPPGCCYVDLHGLHRHDASPEAGAVRLLQLIPPVLRPRAGIAPGKFTALCAARKSHPGNTLLIAPDVVTAFLADLPTSWLPVDPKTIARLERLGLRSMGEIAALPMTAMQARFGKDGRRAWELASGRDDLTVVPLERPETVIEAITLPAPSTSRDMLLLGIRQLVQRAFRRPELQHRNVRQAQLHVLIEENRSWEKSLTFRDPAGAERIMEIVAHRLQDLELQGAAERIVLHLIGLVSETTRQQLLPFLKPKQIAPIGQAICQLKQRYGDSPLYRVVEIEPWSRIPERRYALIEYDP
- a CDS encoding R3H domain-containing nucleic acid-binding protein → MRTQMEPAVDFEEYEVTEHEVTDNLDDLLLVLPPRIRDGIRELTVDGSRGSLVEIVMDLGRKAEARFQDAEFDIGDEDVTREEIEYVAARIGQFGDDNRAGIERTLHRISAIRNRSGEVVGLTCRIGRAVYGTIAIIRDLVESGESLLLLGRPGVGKTTMLREVARVLADDLHRRVIVVDTSNEIAGDGDIPHPAIGRARRMQVATPTAQHGVMIEAVENHMPEVIVIDEIGTELEAGAARTIAERGVQLIGTAHGNTLENLMMNPTLSDLIGGIQSVTLSDEEARRRGTQKSILERKAPPSFTIMVELLGRDEVAVHRDVAQTVDAILRGAPVRPEVRRRAPDGTLDIESPEELRRSPAQPPVRPSTALTRGESAQGLGRTARPTLQLSDAVYERIDDVETPQQVYPAAPPSIGAFSFKGRGTPNKPVRIYPFGVSRNRLADAIEHLRVPAMIVRDPREADIVLTLKSYFRTKPQPIREAENRGTPVYVLRSNTLAQIEHALSALAPIPVESQEVVVPLTPQSASSSSEPQQRTSSSSSRKATGAGVAAALEETEDAIGAVIGGMHSIVLSPQTKYVRRLQHQLADRYNVGSRSKGKEPNRRVELYRESPF
- a CDS encoding DNA translocase FtsK, which encodes MRDKARARWDARFGGQFLSDDTRRQIMGAAPIALGLIFAWILMSHGRDGRLTGWTYEALRGLAGDGTFLIPLFLIMAGIKAVLDERHPLPTGGQLAGGALLGGSLLALLAFAGETKRSGGGIIGDNLALLLNHYLPEPACAAVLLLAGGIGVFLLTRTDPRQFYRDLHGIWRRIRPASEPVDTSNRVTQTAAFIPVARPAKPPVESKPFDSKPLEQAVLPPPMPPVINLPKATEKADKTEIKKAKAPIVNHSNLPLPDLSQLKYYEGHEVNTTELGDKATLIEETLASFKVDAHVREINPGPAVTQYTLEPGTGVKVRRITELQNDLALALAAPSIRIEAPVPGMARVGIEIPNAQVTTVGLRETIESSQFAKSKAKLPVPLGRDVNGRYVVGDLTKMPHLLIAGATGSGKSVCLNEIISTFLLTKSPDEVKLLMFDPKMVELTGYNGVPHLQCPVVTEMDKVVGALRLVVNEMQRRYDVFSKAGVRNLDGYRMKMADEPNAERVPYLVVILDELADLMLTSPMDVEGLIQRLTQMGRAAGIHLILATQRPSVDVITGIIKANVPARIAFAVSSQTDSRVILDMPGAERLLGRGDMLYLPPDAAKPVRIQGAFVEDNDVHYIVGHWHAVTPIPQYAEEWLNLPSSSGVVTSEGGYEDDPLMEKALAVVREQGVASASMLQRRLRIGYNRAARLIEQMEDDGVIGPADGIKGRPVLDMDV